From Bacillus pumilus, one genomic window encodes:
- a CDS encoding 6-phospho-beta-glucosidase codes for MAKGLKVVTIGGGSSYTPELVEGFIKRYDEFPISELWLVDIEAGKEKLEIVGNLAKRMVKKAGLPIEVHLTLDRRKALAGADFVTTQFRVGLLEARMKDERIPLKYDVIGQETNGPGGLFKGLRTIPVILDIVKDIEELCPDAWLVNFTNPAGMVTEAVLRYSNHRKVVGLCNVPIGIRMGIAKGLDVDASRVEVSFAGLNHMVFGLNVFLDGKSIMDQVIEDMADPNSSMSMNNIQAIPWNADFLKGLGVIPCPYHRYYYKTSDMLAEEKKAAENEGTRAEVVRALENDLFELYKDPDLDIKPPQLEKRGGAYYSDAACNLIASIYNDKHDIQPVNTINNGAISDIPNDSAVELNCVITKDGPKPIAVGEMPVAVKGLISQIKSFERVAAEAAVTGDYNTALVAMTINPLVPSDAIAKSILDEMLEAHKEYLPQFFNKVEA; via the coding sequence ATGGCAAAAGGATTAAAGGTTGTCACAATTGGCGGAGGATCAAGCTATACACCAGAGCTTGTAGAAGGATTTATTAAACGATACGATGAATTTCCGATTAGCGAGCTTTGGCTTGTCGATATTGAAGCGGGAAAAGAGAAGCTTGAAATCGTCGGAAATCTTGCAAAACGCATGGTGAAAAAGGCAGGACTTCCAATCGAGGTTCATTTAACATTAGATCGCCGGAAAGCGCTTGCGGGCGCTGATTTCGTCACAACACAATTCCGTGTCGGACTTCTTGAAGCACGTATGAAGGATGAACGCATTCCTTTAAAATATGATGTCATTGGTCAAGAAACGAATGGTCCAGGAGGTCTATTCAAAGGACTTCGCACCATTCCAGTCATTCTTGATATTGTCAAAGATATTGAAGAACTGTGCCCAGACGCATGGCTTGTGAATTTCACCAACCCAGCTGGTATGGTCACAGAAGCCGTTCTTCGCTATTCAAACCATCGCAAAGTCGTTGGCTTATGCAACGTGCCAATCGGTATTCGCATGGGAATCGCCAAAGGACTTGATGTAGACGCAAGCAGAGTCGAAGTCAGCTTTGCTGGATTAAACCATATGGTCTTTGGACTCAATGTATTCTTAGATGGCAAAAGCATCATGGATCAAGTCATCGAAGACATGGCAGATCCAAACTCCAGCATGTCGATGAACAACATTCAAGCCATTCCGTGGAATGCAGATTTCTTAAAAGGGCTTGGCGTCATTCCATGTCCATATCACCGCTACTACTACAAAACAAGTGATATGCTGGCTGAAGAAAAGAAAGCAGCAGAGAATGAAGGAACTCGTGCAGAAGTCGTTCGTGCACTAGAAAATGACCTGTTCGAGCTTTACAAAGATCCTGATCTTGATATCAAACCGCCACAGCTTGAAAAACGAGGCGGTGCTTACTACAGTGATGCGGCTTGTAACTTGATTGCATCCATTTATAACGACAAGCATGACATTCAGCCTGTGAACACCATCAACAATGGTGCCATCAGTGACATTCCAAATGATTCTGCCGTTGAACTCAACTGCGTCATCACAAAAGACGGTCCTAAACCAATCGCTGTTGGTGAAATGCCAGTCGCTGTCAAAGGACTCATTTCTCAAATTAAATCCTTTGAACGTGTTGCCGCTGAAGCAGCCGTGACAGGCGATTACAACACAGCCCTTGTCGCAATGACGATCAACCCGCTCGTCCCATCAGATGCGATTGCAAAAAGCATCCTCGATGAAATGCTAGAAGCACACAAAGAATATTTACCACAGTTCTTCAATAAAGTAGAAGCATAA